CGCCGAGGTCACCCGGCGCAGACACCTGCTCTTCCAGTGTTCGCATACTTCCCGGGCTACGCCCGAGATCCTTGACGTTGAAAACCAACGGCGAACTGAGATCGCTGCTAATGAGAACTCCTGTAGAACATATGACCGACATGCCATTCTAGCCTGAGACGACTGTCAGACCCAAACCACCTATGGTACTAGGCTGGTTGGCGTGTCGAATTCCGCTGCCGCCAAGTCTGGTCCGACGCACGGGATCTTGACTCCGGCATATCTCCCCTTTCGGCTCGTATCCATGGTGTCAGCCCTTGTTGTGCTCTGGCTACTCGCCTGCTGGTTTCTCTTCTTCAACCCGGAGGTCGAGGAGCCTGTTCCGGCGGACGCCATCATTGTCCTCGGTGGTGCCAGCAATGAGCGTCTCCCGCGGGGTCATGAACTCTATGCGTCCGGTTATGCGCCGGTCATTGTCCTCTCGCAGACCAACTCTCCGGGCAATGCCCGCGCTGACGACGCGTGCACGGGACAGCAGTCAGAGGCGATTCTTTGCTTTGTTCCGCCACAGATGACCACCCGCGGCGAAGCACGGGCCATTGCACGCCTGAGCGCGGACCAAGATTGGGAGCGCATTCTGGTGGTCACGTCCACCTATCACCTGGCCCGCGCGGAACGCAATATCGAGCAGTGCTCAACAGTCGACGTCGTCATGGCGCCCTCGAACCCGGAGTTCGGCCCCGCGGAGTGGCTGGGCCGGTTCGTGGAGGAATCTGTTGCGCTGGCCGCCTCGTATGTCCGTCCTGCCTGCGAAACACCGCTTCTTCAGTAGAGTTGCGCCATGACCGTCTATACCCGAACCGATGATGCCCAGCCCTGACGTGCGTCAGCGGCGGTCCGGTGCGCTGCTGACGACACTGTTGACCGCGCTGGCCGCTATCGGCCTTCTAGCAGGATGTGAAGGCACGGACAACGGCAGCCGGGCTGATTCTGGCCAAACGTCCGGAACCCTCACTGTGTTCGCTGCTGCGTCGCTCAAGGATTCGTTCGAGGAGATCGCTGACGGATTTGAGCAACAGCATCCCGGGGTATCGGTGCGGATGAGCTTCGCAGGGTCTTCGGATCTGGCCACGCAAATCATCTCCGGTGCCCCGGCGGATGTTTTTGCGTCCGCTGATGAGGACACGATGTCCACGGTCCGCGCGGAAAACCTGATCGCGGAAAGACCCCGTATCTTCGCCACCAACACGTTGACCATTGCGGTGCCCGCAGGGAATCCGGCTGGTATCCGCTCTTTTGCCGACCTTTCATCAGCTGACGTAACAACGGTGGTCTGCGCGCCGCAGGTCCCCTGTGGTTCGGCGGCGCAGACTCTTCAGGACATCACCGGAATCCAGATTTCCCCGGTCAGTGAGGAATCCTCGGT
This region of Arthrobacter roseus genomic DNA includes:
- the modA gene encoding molybdate ABC transporter substrate-binding protein — its product is MMPSPDVRQRRSGALLTTLLTALAAIGLLAGCEGTDNGSRADSGQTSGTLTVFAAASLKDSFEEIADGFEQQHPGVSVRMSFAGSSDLATQIISGAPADVFASADEDTMSTVRAENLIAERPRIFATNTLTIAVPAGNPAGIRSFADLSSADVTTVVCAPQVPCGSAAQTLQDITGIQISPVSEESSVTDVLGKVRTGQADAGLVYVTDIASADGAVDEVPISEAGQAVNRYPIAAIKDGNEELAEAFVDFVTGEGGQQVLSGHGFGEPQP
- a CDS encoding ElyC/SanA/YdcF family protein, yielding MSNSAAAKSGPTHGILTPAYLPFRLVSMVSALVVLWLLACWFLFFNPEVEEPVPADAIIVLGGASNERLPRGHELYASGYAPVIVLSQTNSPGNARADDACTGQQSEAILCFVPPQMTTRGEARAIARLSADQDWERILVVTSTYHLARAERNIEQCSTVDVVMAPSNPEFGPAEWLGRFVEESVALAASYVRPACETPLLQ